In Spirobacillus cienkowskii, a genomic segment contains:
- a CDS encoding MFS transporter encodes MSISIANEKENFPQPQPLTKQEIKTFILSALGGALEFYDFVVYIYFATIMSRLFFDPTSSVASLILTYSVFASGYLARLLGGFVFSHYGDKNGRKNSFTFTVFLMAAPTFIIGLLPTYSQIGVMAAVLLFLCRFVQGLAIGGEIPCSITFIYEHAHKTRRGLACGILFSGVILGIFLGSGAGFLVTRFMTEETINSWGWRVPFLVGGILGLIGVYLRRFLTETPVFKKMKKENIKLPLKVVLKDYKFILLQTATANCMIATASALYLMYLPNYFRTYFSFKASDILQVNSICVFMYAILLIFFGILCDKIGARKVFNFSCVLFILFSFPAFALFNDNNFASIYFCYTFVAIAIAAASASGILLLAESYPAKVRYSGSSLSYNIAFGIFAGFTPLIVTTLIQKTELKTAPAFYMIAVSVVALFFSVLKDHKVHE; translated from the coding sequence ATGAGTATTTCAATTGCAAATGAAAAAGAAAACTTTCCTCAACCACAACCATTAACGAAGCAAGAAATTAAAACTTTCATTCTATCTGCATTAGGTGGTGCTTTAGAGTTTTATGATTTTGTCGTTTACATTTACTTTGCAACAATTATGTCTCGATTATTTTTTGATCCCACGTCGTCTGTTGCCAGTTTAATTTTAACATATTCAGTGTTTGCGTCTGGTTACCTTGCCCGTTTACTTGGAGGTTTTGTTTTTAGCCACTATGGCGATAAAAATGGCCGTAAAAATTCGTTTACGTTTACCGTTTTTTTAATGGCGGCTCCAACTTTTATCATAGGATTACTTCCAACTTATTCGCAAATAGGTGTGATGGCCGCAGTGTTATTGTTTTTATGTAGGTTTGTTCAGGGTCTTGCCATTGGTGGAGAAATTCCTTGTTCAATTACTTTTATTTACGAGCATGCGCATAAAACGCGTCGCGGTCTTGCCTGTGGGATTTTATTTAGTGGTGTAATATTGGGTATATTTTTAGGCTCAGGTGCTGGTTTTCTTGTCACCCGATTTATGACCGAAGAAACTATTAATTCATGGGGCTGGAGAGTTCCTTTTTTAGTAGGTGGTATTCTTGGACTTATTGGTGTGTATTTGAGACGATTTTTAACTGAGACTCCAGTATTTAAAAAAATGAAAAAAGAAAATATAAAGCTCCCATTAAAAGTTGTTTTAAAAGATTATAAATTTATTTTATTACAAACGGCAACCGCAAATTGTATGATTGCAACGGCAAGTGCTTTGTATTTGATGTACTTACCCAATTACTTTAGAACCTATTTTTCATTTAAGGCATCTGATATTTTACAAGTTAATTCAATCTGTGTTTTTATGTATGCTATATTATTAATTTTCTTTGGTATTCTGTGCGATAAAATTGGGGCGCGCAAAGTATTTAATTTTTCTTGTGTATTATTTATTTTGTTTTCTTTTCCTGCTTTTGCTTTATTTAATGATAATAATTTTGCCTCAATTTATTTTTGTTATACTTTTGTTGCAATCGCAATTGCTGCTGCTTCTGCGTCTGGGATTTTACTGTTAGCAGAATCATATCCCGCGAAAGTTCGTTATTCTGGATCGTCTTTAAGTTATAATATTGCGTTTGGAATTTTTGCAGGATTTACCCCTTTAATTGTTACAACTTTAATACAAAAAACAGAACTAAAGACAGCTCCTGCATTTTATATGATTGCAGTTTCTGTTGTCGCTTTATTTTTTAGTGTATTAAAAGATCATAAAGTGCATGAATAA
- a CDS encoding response regulator transcription factor, which produces MMENKKILILEDNKDFRESLSLEFLEKGFAVYQAESILEIPNHQFNYAIIDLRLKHDNGLQSISKIFAFSPQCKIVVLTGYPSLATAVQAIKKGAVNYLTKPVSLSQIEKALFEDQNLNDISESATNFENKFENNSLSLARHEREYIEFILAECNGNITSAAKKLGLHRQSLQRKLRKYPPRF; this is translated from the coding sequence ATGATGGAGAACAAGAAAATATTAATACTTGAAGACAATAAAGATTTTAGAGAATCTCTTAGTTTAGAATTTTTAGAAAAAGGATTTGCAGTTTATCAAGCAGAAAGTATTCTCGAAATTCCAAACCATCAATTTAATTATGCAATTATTGATCTAAGATTAAAGCATGATAATGGTTTACAAAGCATTTCTAAAATTTTTGCTTTTTCTCCTCAATGCAAAATTGTTGTGCTTACTGGCTATCCAAGCCTTGCAACAGCAGTTCAAGCAATAAAAAAAGGAGCTGTCAACTATTTAACAAAACCTGTTTCATTAAGCCAAATTGAAAAAGCACTTTTTGAAGATCAAAATCTTAACGATATTAGCGAAAGTGCCACAAATTTTGAAAACAAATTTGAAAATAATTCTCTTTCTTTAGCACGCCATGAAAGAGAATATATTGAGTTTATTTTAGCAGAATGCAATGGAAATATCACAAGTGCTGCAAAAAAATTAGGGCTTCATCGCCAAAGTTTACAAAGAAAATTAAGAAAATACCCACCGCGATTTTAA
- a CDS encoding sensor histidine kinase — MYVKCIYKKIEKYLIDYDFPDENRTKMDWLVRLRWIAISVQLFTLYFAVKLDWLNQPFITIYLIIVTSLIILNTILAYYLKSQKSTSSYFIFFQLILDLIEITSLLLMSGGIWNPFAQIVFLNVFFGAFLLSGKYALIFFVSSIVSIFFLQFPIYIPKIAQIESTSSQYILPAQLTVCTFLFIFTHWLAYSLRLQKKYTEKLQTEKNRLDNLRALGALSSGFSHEFATPLNTIKLKINRLSKIEFLKKQDDFKIILNALNRCENSLKQMHLHLLSNTKDNYELKNIAFLTEQIIKFWNQSSRKSHCSIHDNCLNVLCSIPLFPFTKAIIDILDNAEEASRVHFLNQTPTKKIEIFTEICKKNDFISIAISDLGTGWPEVVKTYAGQPFLTTKENGVGLGLYHGFTFAASVGGKLILTNNKNGKGATAEFLIPIHKESIHDGEQENINT, encoded by the coding sequence ATGTATGTAAAATGTATTTATAAAAAAATTGAGAAATATCTTATTGATTATGATTTTCCAGACGAAAACCGAACCAAAATGGATTGGTTAGTCAGGTTACGATGGATTGCAATTTCAGTACAATTATTCACACTTTACTTTGCCGTAAAACTAGATTGGTTAAATCAACCTTTTATTACAATTTATCTAATTATCGTTACCAGTTTAATAATCTTAAACACCATACTAGCTTATTACTTAAAATCTCAAAAATCAACATCTAGCTATTTCATATTTTTTCAACTTATTTTAGATCTGATTGAAATCACATCATTGCTGTTAATGAGTGGTGGGATATGGAATCCATTTGCGCAAATTGTATTTTTAAATGTCTTTTTTGGTGCATTTTTATTAAGTGGTAAATATGCATTAATATTTTTTGTATCTTCAATTGTAAGTATATTTTTTCTCCAATTTCCTATTTATATTCCAAAAATAGCACAAATTGAAAGTACTTCAAGTCAATATATTTTACCCGCACAATTAACGGTTTGTACTTTTTTATTTATATTCACTCATTGGCTAGCTTATTCTTTGCGACTACAAAAAAAATATACTGAAAAATTGCAAACTGAAAAAAATCGCTTAGATAATTTAAGAGCTCTAGGAGCACTTTCTTCTGGTTTTTCTCATGAATTTGCAACCCCTTTAAACACAATTAAACTTAAAATTAACCGTTTGAGTAAAATTGAATTTTTAAAAAAACAAGACGATTTTAAAATAATTTTAAATGCTTTAAATCGCTGTGAAAATTCTTTAAAACAAATGCATCTTCACTTATTATCTAATACTAAGGACAATTATGAGCTTAAAAATATTGCTTTTTTAACTGAACAAATTATTAAATTTTGGAACCAATCCAGCAGAAAATCACATTGTTCAATTCATGACAATTGTCTTAATGTGTTGTGTTCAATTCCACTTTTTCCCTTTACTAAAGCAATAATCGATATTTTAGACAATGCAGAAGAAGCTTCGCGTGTTCATTTTTTAAACCAAACTCCAACAAAAAAAATTGAGATTTTTACTGAGATTTGTAAAAAAAATGATTTTATTTCAATAGCAATTAGTGACCTAGGAACCGGATGGCCAGAGGTGGTAAAAACTTATGCCGGACAACCGTTTTTAACTACCAAAGAAAATGGCGTGGGGTTAGGTTTATATCATGGATTTACGTTTGCAGCCTCTGTTGGCGGTAAACTTATTCTAACAAATAACAAAAATGGCAAAGGCGCAACAGCAGAATTTTTAATTCCAATCCATAAAGAAAGTATTCATGATGGAGAACAAGAAAATATTAATACTTGA
- a CDS encoding tRNA (cytidine(34)-2'-O)-methyltransferase, with protein sequence MNTMEQNKKKVYRDGLDLLSQHDEVLFQAPQFNYEKSGYLEPLSRDALLKFHPEVALYCPQIPPNTGTIARMCAAFSCRLHLIEPMGFSITEKALRRAGLDYWDHVDVYIHENWDAFLKTRSQRRLIFIETGGEKSPINFSFLPGDVLVFGAETFGIPNELIEKEISNQKAHKLTIPMYNRGVRSLNLSNTVSIAMYVALEKLHSQFKN encoded by the coding sequence ATGAACACAATGGAACAAAACAAAAAAAAAGTTTATCGCGATGGTTTGGACCTGCTTTCACAACACGATGAGGTGTTATTTCAAGCGCCTCAGTTCAATTATGAAAAATCGGGTTATTTAGAGCCTCTTAGTCGCGATGCGCTCCTCAAGTTTCATCCAGAAGTGGCCCTTTACTGCCCACAAATTCCTCCCAACACAGGAACTATTGCAAGAATGTGTGCAGCGTTTTCTTGCCGTTTGCATTTGATTGAACCAATGGGTTTTTCCATTACAGAAAAAGCGTTACGTCGTGCCGGACTTGATTACTGGGACCATGTCGACGTGTATATTCATGAAAATTGGGATGCTTTTTTAAAAACCAGATCACAACGTCGCTTGATTTTTATAGAAACTGGAGGAGAAAAATCCCCAATAAATTTTTCTTTTTTACCTGGCGATGTGTTGGTATTTGGAGCTGAAACATTTGGGATTCCAAATGAACTTATTGAAAAAGAAATTTCCAATCAAAAAGCACATAAGTTAACAATACCTATGTATAATCGAGGAGTTCGAAGCCTTAATCTATCAAATACGGTATCTATCGCAATGTATGTGGCTTTAGAAAAATTACATTCACAATTTAAAAATTAA
- the yihA gene encoding ribosome biogenesis GTP-binding protein YihA/YsxC, whose product MSMIQTPNADFIWKLSEKTTPLRIEFVCSGLKNSDLPPSAAPEIALVGRSNVGKSSLLNFLAGHNQLARVSHTPGRTQTINLFSAEKDAFFIVDLPGYGYAETPHKTRAHWEQSMRYFFEERPGLFAIFMLIDIRRDVQKEDEMLSRWLQNLGLKVIAIQTKCDKIHKSKWQGIRLTHAKNLALHPSQVITTSSDKKIGLTEIFQTVSGLLDSYDKDIKEQDQ is encoded by the coding sequence ATGAGTATGATACAAACACCAAACGCAGACTTCATCTGGAAACTATCAGAAAAAACAACTCCTCTAAGAATTGAGTTCGTATGTTCTGGATTAAAAAATAGTGATCTTCCTCCCTCGGCAGCACCCGAAATTGCTCTCGTCGGAAGAAGTAATGTTGGCAAAAGCTCTCTATTAAACTTTTTGGCTGGGCATAACCAATTGGCACGAGTCAGCCACACACCAGGTAGAACACAAACTATCAATCTTTTTTCTGCAGAAAAAGACGCTTTTTTTATTGTTGATTTACCTGGATATGGTTATGCAGAAACACCCCATAAAACAAGGGCTCATTGGGAACAGTCAATGCGTTACTTTTTTGAGGAACGCCCAGGACTTTTTGCAATATTCATGCTGATAGATATTAGGCGAGACGTGCAAAAAGAAGATGAAATGTTATCAAGATGGTTACAAAACCTAGGCTTAAAAGTGATTGCAATTCAAACAAAGTGCGACAAAATCCATAAAAGCAAATGGCAAGGTATTCGCCTTACTCATGCAAAAAATCTGGCACTTCATCCAAGTCAAGTGATCACGACAAGTTCTGATAAAAAAATTGGACTTACAGAAATCTTCCAAACAGTATCTGGTCTCTTAGATTCTTATGACAAAGACATCAAGGAACAAGATCAATGA
- the lpdA gene encoding dihydrolipoyl dehydrogenase encodes MSTNYDLIVIGSGPAGYEGAIYGSQLGMKVALIEKEQTLGGTCLNVGCIPAKSMLQSALMLEKAKKFASYGVKIAGAENPELDFPQVNKRRDEIVKTMTNGVSYLMKKNKIDVIRGFGSIAGKGQVDVTADGKKTSYTCKNILIATGSRARHLPHIKVDGKNIVTSEEIWAWDKVPESMAVLGGGVIGCEFASAYGRYGSKVTILEMADQICPTEDHETAAELSKALKKQNCEVLVSTKTKSIVAKGNKVEVQIEGESAPRIFDKVLLSVGRAPNIENIGLEKVGIKLTDRGFIDVDLKTYQTSVPGIYAVGDVIPTPQLAHTGSAEALYAVDIIAGKKRHPINYLTNPAAIYTYPEIASIGYTENQLKKAGRNFKAAKFPFTAIAKARIDDVAEGFLKILVDPKYGEVLGVHIVNTKASEMISEFALGNNLEMTIEELAHTIHPHPTVSEIIKEAAHAAMGHPINM; translated from the coding sequence ATGTCTACAAATTATGATCTCATTGTTATTGGAAGCGGACCAGCGGGTTACGAAGGTGCAATTTATGGTAGCCAACTTGGTATGAAAGTTGCTTTGATTGAGAAAGAGCAAACGCTTGGTGGTACATGTTTGAATGTGGGTTGTATTCCCGCAAAATCCATGCTGCAGTCTGCTTTAATGTTAGAAAAAGCAAAAAAATTTGCAAGCTATGGAGTTAAAATTGCTGGTGCAGAAAATCCAGAACTCGACTTTCCGCAAGTCAATAAGAGACGCGATGAAATTGTAAAAACAATGACAAATGGCGTTAGTTACTTAATGAAAAAAAATAAAATTGATGTCATTCGTGGTTTTGGTTCCATAGCCGGAAAAGGTCAAGTTGATGTGACTGCAGACGGAAAAAAGACGTCATATACCTGTAAAAATATTTTAATTGCTACAGGTAGTCGTGCTCGTCATCTTCCGCATATTAAAGTGGATGGTAAAAATATTGTCACTTCAGAAGAAATTTGGGCTTGGGATAAAGTACCAGAAAGCATGGCAGTATTAGGTGGTGGGGTTATTGGTTGTGAATTTGCCTCAGCTTATGGCCGTTATGGTTCAAAAGTCACAATTCTTGAAATGGCAGATCAAATTTGTCCAACAGAAGACCATGAAACAGCAGCAGAACTCAGCAAAGCGCTAAAAAAACAAAACTGTGAAGTTTTGGTGAGTACTAAAACAAAGTCTATTGTCGCAAAAGGAAACAAGGTTGAAGTTCAGATAGAAGGCGAAAGTGCTCCCCGTATTTTTGATAAGGTATTGTTAAGTGTGGGACGTGCGCCAAATATAGAAAATATTGGACTCGAAAAAGTTGGTATTAAGTTAACAGATCGTGGTTTTATTGATGTTGACCTCAAAACATACCAAACATCAGTCCCTGGTATTTATGCTGTTGGAGATGTGATTCCAACTCCGCAACTTGCACATACTGGTTCGGCAGAGGCATTGTATGCTGTTGATATTATTGCTGGTAAAAAACGTCATCCCATTAACTACTTAACAAATCCAGCGGCAATTTATACTTATCCAGAAATTGCAAGCATTGGTTATACTGAAAATCAGTTAAAGAAAGCGGGTCGTAACTTCAAAGCAGCTAAGTTTCCATTTACTGCTATTGCTAAGGCTCGCATTGATGATGTAGCAGAAGGATTTTTAAAAATTTTGGTGGATCCAAAGTATGGCGAAGTTTTAGGTGTCCATATTGTTAATACCAAGGCTAGTGAAATGATTTCTGAGTTTGCCTTGGGTAATAACCTTGAGATGACGATTGAAGAGCTTGCGCATACAATTCATCCTCATCCAACTGTTTCAGAAATCATCAAAGAAGCAGCACATGCTGCCATGGGACATCCAATTAACATGTGA
- a CDS encoding dihydrolipoamide acetyltransferase family protein gives MATQNVLMPQMGESIQEGTLTRWHKKLGERVQREEILFEISTDKVDTEIPSPVSGVLVQILAKEGETVSVNSVVAVIDDAASPGAVVQSQPAEENTRSSRSKRSLESVEPPAASAPSSENSAKVLASPLARKMAEEHAVDLSKLQGSGEGNKIVKNDVLAVLESGGSVSPLVASAAAAASAPVSKAPAEHVKSTGGASEGIIDGVRVNRVPMSGMRKKIAEHMVMSKRTSPHVTSAIEIDLQKIVSLRAKFKDKFEATHGFKLTFMPFFLHAVIEAIKAVPIVNASVDNDSILYKKDINLGCAVALDWGLIVPVIKNASERSFVGLGRELNFLAEKARNKKLAPDDVRGGTFSISNFGGFGTVIGQPIINQPQVAIFGIGAMQKKAVVIDDAIAIRTMSFCVLTFDHRVIDGSDSGKFLSTVKNVIENWNVPII, from the coding sequence ATGGCTACTCAGAATGTTCTCATGCCACAAATGGGCGAATCAATTCAAGAAGGAACTTTAACGCGTTGGCACAAAAAACTTGGTGAAAGAGTGCAACGTGAAGAAATTTTATTTGAAATATCTACTGATAAAGTAGATACAGAAATCCCTTCGCCAGTCAGTGGTGTGTTGGTACAAATACTTGCAAAAGAAGGCGAAACAGTAAGCGTAAATTCTGTTGTCGCTGTGATAGATGATGCGGCATCACCTGGCGCAGTTGTGCAATCGCAACCTGCAGAGGAGAATACACGCTCGAGTCGTTCTAAACGCTCTCTTGAGTCTGTTGAACCACCTGCGGCAAGTGCTCCCTCATCAGAAAACTCCGCAAAAGTTTTGGCAAGTCCGTTGGCGCGAAAAATGGCGGAAGAACACGCTGTCGATCTCTCAAAGCTGCAAGGTTCAGGCGAAGGAAATAAAATTGTTAAAAATGATGTCCTGGCTGTGCTCGAATCGGGTGGTTCGGTATCACCGTTAGTGGCTTCTGCAGCTGCGGCAGCAAGCGCTCCTGTTAGCAAGGCTCCAGCTGAACATGTAAAATCGACCGGTGGCGCGTCTGAAGGAATTATTGATGGTGTGCGCGTCAACCGCGTGCCTATGAGTGGAATGCGCAAAAAAATTGCAGAACACATGGTGATGAGTAAGCGCACAAGCCCCCATGTCACGTCTGCTATAGAAATTGATCTGCAAAAAATCGTTAGTCTGCGTGCAAAATTTAAAGACAAATTTGAAGCAACACACGGATTTAAACTCACTTTTATGCCTTTCTTTTTGCATGCGGTGATTGAAGCCATTAAGGCTGTTCCCATTGTTAATGCAAGCGTAGATAATGACTCTATTCTTTATAAAAAAGATATTAACTTAGGTTGTGCTGTGGCGCTTGATTGGGGACTTATTGTTCCCGTAATCAAAAATGCAAGCGAGAGAAGTTTTGTTGGTTTAGGGCGAGAGCTTAATTTTTTAGCTGAAAAAGCTCGCAATAAAAAATTAGCTCCAGACGATGTTCGAGGTGGAACATTTTCAATAAGTAATTTTGGTGGTTTTGGAACGGTCATTGGACAACCAATTATCAATCAACCTCAGGTTGCAATATTTGGCATTGGCGCAATGCAAAAAAAAGCGGTTGTCATTGATGATGCCATTGCAATTAGAACAATGTCATTTTGTGTTCTAACTTTTGATCACCGTGTTATTGATGGTTCCGATAGTGGCAAATTTTTAAGCACAGTAAAAAATGTCATTGAAAATTGGAACGTACCTATTATTTAG
- a CDS encoding BMP family ABC transporter substrate-binding protein — translation MKRYIVLVFILFFSVSAHAVQKVCMILDRGGKDDKSFNQSAVEGFVQALETLNISKESKFLETKSDEQIPQFLRAFSLDPSCGLIITVGFNPSSYVKNFAEKFANKKYLAIDQEVLSKNNNVRSALFREDQGAFLMGSIAAMKSKTKSVGIIGGMDVPMMKRFALAYEAGAKYVAPKIQVYSGVVGTAPTAWNNPTKAKEIALLQYENGVDVIFQVAGPSGQGIFDAAKQLNMSKKSEKKHYAIGVDSNQNELAPGIVITSMVKHVNIAVYTAIKDFVDDKFSAEVKHFDLRNGGIDWAFDKYNRSIISQFEIKKINRIRAEIIDGKIKVPDYYETVKKQKQKI, via the coding sequence ATGAAAAGATATATTGTTCTTGTTTTTATTTTATTTTTTTCTGTATCTGCTCATGCCGTGCAAAAAGTATGTATGATTTTAGATAGAGGCGGAAAAGATGACAAATCATTTAACCAATCAGCGGTTGAAGGGTTTGTGCAAGCGCTAGAAACGTTAAATATTTCTAAAGAAAGTAAATTTTTAGAAACAAAATCAGATGAGCAAATTCCGCAATTTCTTCGCGCCTTTTCGCTCGATCCAAGCTGTGGACTTATTATCACAGTTGGTTTTAATCCTTCGAGTTATGTAAAAAACTTTGCCGAAAAATTTGCAAACAAAAAATACTTAGCCATTGATCAAGAAGTTTTGTCAAAAAATAATAATGTGAGATCTGCATTATTTCGAGAAGATCAGGGTGCTTTTTTAATGGGCAGTATTGCTGCCATGAAATCAAAAACAAAAAGCGTAGGAATTATTGGCGGCATGGATGTGCCAATGATGAAGCGTTTTGCCCTGGCATACGAAGCAGGTGCAAAATATGTTGCCCCAAAAATTCAAGTATACAGTGGTGTTGTTGGAACAGCTCCAACTGCTTGGAATAATCCTACCAAAGCGAAGGAAATTGCATTGCTGCAATATGAAAATGGCGTTGATGTGATTTTTCAGGTCGCAGGCCCTTCTGGGCAAGGGATATTTGATGCTGCAAAACAACTTAACATGTCAAAAAAATCTGAAAAAAAACATTATGCAATTGGGGTTGATTCAAATCAAAATGAATTAGCGCCAGGAATTGTGATCACCAGTATGGTGAAGCATGTTAATATTGCAGTTTATACAGCAATTAAAGATTTTGTCGATGACAAATTTTCTGCAGAAGTGAAACATTTCGATTTGCGAAATGGTGGTATTGACTGGGCTTTTGATAAATATAACCGCTCCATCATTAGTCAATTTGAAATCAAAAAAATCAACCGCATTCGCGCAGAAATTATTGATGGCAAAATAAAAGTTCCTGACTACTATGAAACTGTAAAAAAACAAAAACAAAAAATTTAA
- the argS gene encoding arginine--tRNA ligase — translation MSTLHDPFKSEIATLAYEALNDLSKKLNLSLSISILEIYQTLSTPPTFSLGQAALPCFPYAKIFKQPPQKIALELSERLNQKTKLFVEHVQSEGAYLNFFCNFNRLAEHIDNEINNNYYFHKTLLSKPEIEKIVVEYSQPNTHKAMHVGHLRCLVLGDAVCNLLQYVGHKVVRATFPGDLGNHVAKILWYITHPTPKALPTDQKTRWLGQMYAEADDAFKAAKGTPLETEIKKDMSEILAQLSNASGMYYELWKKTREWSLDELKAIYSWLNSYFDAWYFESECEKPSIQLVQKKYEEGFFVKDNGAIGIDLSQWKLGFAMLLKSDGNGLYLTKDIDLIMRKFSDPEVTKSIYIVDSRQKLHFQQLFKIAELMGYPQAAKSSHLSYETVNTEDGKPFSSRQLNGLQLTDLKDKMEEKVKVDYLQRYRGNWLDEDITRTAENITIGALKYGMLRVDNTTQINFSLTEWLKLDGETGPYLQYVHARCSSIIEKIGIPANKIEFCLTEGYEKELLFLLSRFHDHVLLAAQQYRPSLIATYLYDLAKSFNRFYENCPIRSAEHNAKQSRLKLVKITQAIIQQGLKLLGIPAPQKM, via the coding sequence ATGTCCACATTGCACGATCCTTTTAAATCAGAAATTGCGACACTCGCGTATGAAGCACTCAATGATTTAAGTAAAAAACTTAATCTGAGCTTATCAATTTCGATTCTTGAAATTTATCAAACTTTATCAACACCCCCAACCTTTTCTCTTGGACAAGCCGCTCTCCCATGTTTTCCTTATGCTAAAATTTTTAAACAACCTCCGCAAAAAATCGCTCTAGAGCTTTCTGAACGTCTCAATCAAAAAACCAAACTTTTTGTTGAACACGTGCAAAGCGAAGGGGCATATTTAAATTTTTTCTGTAACTTTAATCGTTTGGCTGAACATATTGATAACGAAATCAACAATAACTATTATTTTCATAAAACATTACTCTCAAAACCTGAAATAGAAAAAATTGTTGTTGAATATTCTCAACCCAATACTCACAAAGCAATGCACGTTGGCCACCTGCGCTGCCTTGTGCTTGGTGATGCTGTCTGCAATTTACTGCAATACGTAGGGCATAAAGTTGTGCGTGCAACTTTTCCGGGAGATCTTGGCAATCATGTCGCAAAAATTTTATGGTACATCACGCATCCCACTCCAAAAGCGCTCCCAACAGATCAAAAAACCCGTTGGCTTGGCCAAATGTATGCAGAAGCAGATGATGCATTTAAAGCCGCCAAAGGCACTCCGCTAGAAACCGAAATCAAAAAAGACATGTCTGAAATTCTTGCACAATTGAGCAATGCTTCTGGAATGTATTACGAACTTTGGAAAAAAACTAGAGAATGGAGCTTAGACGAATTAAAAGCAATTTATAGTTGGCTTAATTCTTATTTTGATGCGTGGTACTTTGAAAGTGAATGCGAAAAACCCTCAATTCAATTAGTACAAAAAAAATATGAAGAAGGTTTTTTTGTTAAAGACAATGGCGCCATAGGCATTGATTTAAGCCAGTGGAAGCTTGGCTTTGCAATGCTCCTAAAATCAGATGGCAATGGTTTGTATCTAACAAAAGATATCGATCTGATTATGCGTAAATTTTCTGACCCAGAAGTGACCAAATCAATTTATATCGTTGATTCGAGACAAAAGCTGCATTTTCAACAATTATTTAAAATTGCAGAGCTTATGGGTTATCCGCAAGCAGCAAAATCATCACATCTATCTTATGAAACTGTTAATACAGAAGATGGCAAACCATTTAGCTCTCGTCAGCTCAATGGTTTGCAATTAACGGATCTCAAAGACAAAATGGAAGAAAAAGTAAAAGTTGATTATTTGCAACGGTATCGCGGTAATTGGCTTGACGAAGACATAACACGCACAGCAGAAAATATTACAATTGGTGCATTAAAATATGGAATGTTAAGAGTCGATAACACAACTCAAATTAATTTTTCATTAACAGAATGGTTAAAGCTTGATGGGGAAACTGGACCTTACCTGCAATATGTCCATGCACGTTGTTCAAGTATTATCGAAAAAATTGGCATTCCTGCAAACAAAATCGAATTTTGTTTGACTGAAGGATATGAAAAAGAATTGTTGTTTTTATTGTCACGTTTTCATGATCATGTCTTGCTCGCCGCTCAGCAGTACCGTCCTTCATTAATTGCAACTTACCTTTATGACCTAGCAAAAAGTTTTAACCGCTTTTATGAAAATTGCCCTATTCGAAGCGCCGAACACAACGCCAAACAAAGTCGTTTGAAATTGGTAAAAATTACACAAGCAATTATTCAACAAGGCTTAAAACTACTTGGAATACCAGCACCACAAAAAATGTAA